From a single Saimiri boliviensis isolate mSaiBol1 chromosome 7, mSaiBol1.pri, whole genome shotgun sequence genomic region:
- the SETD1B gene encoding histone-lysine N-methyltransferase SETD1B translates to MENSHPPHHHHQQPPPQPGPSGERRNHHWRSYKLMIDPALKKGHHKLYRYDGQHFSLAMSSNRPVEIVEDPRVVGIWTKNKELELSVPKFKIDEFYVGPVPPKQVTFAKLNDNIRENFLRDMCKKYGEVEEVEILYNPKTKKHLGIAKVVFATVRGAKEAVQHLHSTSVMGNIIHVELDTKGETRMRFYELLVTGRYTPQTLPVGELDAVSPIVNETLQLSDALKRLKDGGLSAGCGSGSSSVTPNSGGTPFSQDTAYSSCRLDTPNSYGQGTPLTPRLGTPFSQDSSYSSRQPTPSYLFGQDSTVTFKARRHESKFTDAYNRRHEHHYVHTSPAVTAVAGATAAFRGSSDLPFGAVSSTGGSSGPPFKAQPQDSATFAHTPPPAQATPAPGFKSAFSPYQTPVAHFPPPPEEPTPTTTFGARDGGEFRRAPAPPPLPPAEPLAKERPGTPPGPPPPDTNSMELGGRPTFGWSPEPCDSPGTPTLESSPAGPEKPHDSLDSRIEMLLKEQRTKLLFLPVPDSDTELQMEGSPISSSSSQLSPLAPFGTNSQPGFRGPTPPSSRPSSTGLEDISPTPLPDSDEEEELNLSLGPRPPPEPGPPDPAGLLGQTAEVALDLVGDRTPTSEKMDEGQQSSGEDMEISDDEMPSAPITSADCPKPMVVTPGGGAVAAPSVLAPTLPLPPPPGFPPLPPPPPPPPPQPGFPMPPPLPPPPPPPPPAHPAVTVPPPPLPAPPGVPPPPILPPLPPFPPGLFPVMQVDMSHVLGGQWGGMPMSFQMQTQVLSRLMTGQGACPYPPFMAAAAAAASAGLQFVNLPPYRGPFSLSNSGPGRGQHWPPLPKFDPSVPPPGYVPRQEDPHKATVDGVLLVVLKELKAIMKRDLNRKMVEVVAFRAFDEWWDKKERMAKASLTPVKSGEHKDEDRPKPKDRIASCLLESWGKGEGLAYEGLGLGIGLRGAIRLPSFKVKRKEPPDTTSSGDQKRLRPSTSVDEEDEESERERDRDVTDTPCELAKRDPKSVGVRRRPARPLELDSGGEEDEKESLSVSSSSSASSSSGSSTTSPSSSASDKEEEQESTEEEEEEEEEEEEGEEEEEEEEGPRSQLSSSSTSSTSDKDDDDDSDDQDESENDDEDTALSEASEKDEGDSDGEETVSIATSKAEGTSSSESSESSEFESSSESSPSSSEDEEEVVAREEEEEEEEEEAMVADESMASAGPEDFEQDGEEVTVASGTLAMDSLGVEEEVNIETEAVAPEERPPMLAEPPLPVGVEEPANSREPPEEPGVSQEGAMLLSPEPPATQVETRPPSSPERAPERDLEIEPEPPTMLPLPLQPPLPPPRPPRPPSPPPEPETTDASHPSVPPEPPTEDQPPRTPGLCGSLAKSQSTETVPATPGGEPPLSAGSSGLSVSSPQVPGSPFSYPAPSPGFSSGGLPRTPGRDFSFTPTFPEPSRPLLLPVCPLPAGRRDERSGPLASPVLLETGLSLPLPLPLPLPLALPAVLRAQARAPTQLPPLLPAPLAPCPPPIKRKPGRPRRSPPSMLSLDGPLVRPPVGAAFGRDLLLPPGQPQTPVFPSTHDPRTVTLDFRNAGIPAPPPPLPPQPPPPPPPPPVEPTKLPFKELDNQWPSEAIPPGSRGRDEVTEEYMELAKSRGPWRRPPKKRHEDLVPPAGSPELSPPQPLFRPRSEFEEMTILYDIWNGGIDEEDIRFLCVTYERLLQQDNGMDWLNDTLWVYHPSTSLSSAKKKKRDDGIREHVTGCARSEGFYTIDKKDKLRYLNSSRASTDEPPADTQGMSIPAQPHASTRAGSERRSEQRRLLSSFTGSCDSDLLKFNQLKFRKKKLKFCKSHIHDWGLFAMEPIAADEMVIEYVGQNIRQVIADMREKRYEDEGIGSSYMFRVDHDTIIDATKCGNFARFINHSCNPNCYAKVITVESQKKIVIYSKQHINVNEEITYDYKFPIEDVKIPCLCGSENCRGTLN, encoded by the exons ATGGAGAACAGtcaccccccccaccaccaccaccagcagcccCCGCCGCAGCCCGGCCCTTCGGGCGAGAGGAGGAACCACCATTGGAGAAGTTACAAGTTGATGATTGACCCGGCTCTGAAAAAGGGGCATCATAAACTGTACCGCTACGATGGGCAGCATTTCAGCCTGGCG ATGTCCAGCAACCGCCCGGTGGAAATTGTCGAAGATCCCCGGGTCGTCGGGATCTGGACCAAGAACAAGGAGCTGGAGCTGTCGGTGCCCAAATTCAAA ATCGATGAGTTCTACGTGGGCCCGGTGCCTCCGAAGCAGGTGACATTTGCCAAGCTGAATGATAACATCCGAGAAAACTTCCTAAGGGATATGTGCAAAAAGtatggggaggtggaggaggtggagattTTGTACAACCCCAAGACCAAGAAGCACCTCGGCATTGCCAAGGTGGTCTTTGCCACCGTCCGGGGTGCCAAGGAGGCCGTTCAGCACTTGCACAGCACTTCCGTCATGGGCAACATTATCCACGTGGAGCTGGACACCAAAG GGGAAACCCGAATGCGGTTCTATGAACTGCTGGTCACTGGCCGTTACACCCCGCAGACCCTCCCAGTGGGCGAGCTGGATGCTGTCTCTCCAATCGTGAATGAGACCCTGCAG CTGTCAGATGCCCTGAAGCGCCTCAAGGATGGAGGCCTGTCTGCAGGCTGTGGCTCTGGCTCCTCCTCTGTCACCCCCAATAGTGGTGGGACACCCTTTTCCCAGGACACGGCTTACTCCAGCTGCCGCCTGGACACACCCAACTCCTACGGACAGGGCACCCCGCTCACGCCGCGCCTGGGCACCCCCTTCTCACAGGACTCCAGCTACTCCAGCCGCCAGCCCACACCCTCTTACCTCTTCGGCCAGGACTCTACAGTGACCTTCAAGGCCCGGCGCCACGAGAGCAAGTTCACGGACGCCTACAACCGCCGCCACGAACATCATTATGTCCACACCTCTCCTGCAGTCACTGCAGTGGCCGGGGCCACAGCTGCCTTCCGGGGTTCCTCAGACCTCCCATTTGGAGCAGTCAGCAGCACTGGGGGCAGCAGTGGGCCCCCCTTCAAGGCCCAACCACAGGATTCGGCCACATTTGCCCACACTCCACCGCCCGCCCAAGCAaccccagctcctggattcaagtctGCTTTCTCTCCGTATCAGACCCCAGTGGCCCACTTCCCTCCACCCCCAGAAGAGCCGACCCCCACCACCACCTTCGGGGCCCGCGATGGCGGGGAGTTCAGGAGGGCACCggcacccccacccctgccacctgCTGAGCCTCTGGCCAAGGAGAGGCCAGGCACGCCCCCCGGCCCACCGCCTCCCGACACCAACAGCATGGAGCTAGGTGGCCGGCCCACCTTCGGCTGGAGTCCAGAGCCCTGTGACAGCCCCGGGACGCCCACGCTGGAGTCATCCCCTGCGGGGCCGGAGAAGCCCCACGACAGCCTGGACTCGCGAATCGAGATGCTGCTGAAGGAGCAGCGCACCAAGCTGCTCTTCCTGCCGGTGCCCGACTCAGACACTGAGCTGCAGATGGAGGGCAgccccatctcctcctcctcctcccagctctcCCCACTGGCCCCCTTCGGCACCAACTCCCAGCCCGGCTTCCGCGGTCCCACGCCCCCCTCCTCGCGCCCCTCCAGCACCGGCCTGGAGGACATCAGCCCAACGCCTCTGCCAGACTCTGACGAGGAGGAGGAGCTCAACCTGAGCCTTGGGCCTCGGCCTCCACCCGAGCCCGGCCCCCCGGACCCTGCTGGGCTTCTGGGCCAGACAGCTGAGGTGGCCTTGGACCTGGTTGGAGACAGAACCCCGACCTCAGAGAAGATGGATGAG GGCCAGCAGTCCTCAGGCGAGGACATGGAGATCTCGGATGACGAGATGCCCTCGGCCCCCATCACCAGTGCCGACTGCCCCAAGCCGATGGTGGTGACCCCAGGAGGGGGGGCTGTGGCAGCCCCTTCCGTGCTGGCCCCAACCCTGCCGCTGCCCCCACCACCTGGCTTCCCCCCGctgccccccccaccaccaccacccccaccgcAGCCTGGCTTCCCCAtgcccccacctctgcccccacccccacccccaccccctccagcCCACCCTGCTGTGACAGTGCCCCCACCACCCCTGCCAGCACCACCTGgggtcccacccccacccatCCTGCCGCCACTGCCCCCCTTTCCGCCGGGCCTGTTCCCTGTGATGCAGGTGGACATGAGCCACGTGCTGGGTGGCCAGTGGGGCGGCATGCCCATGTCCTTCCAGATGCAAACGCAGGTGCTCAGCCGGCTGATGACAGGCCAGGGCGCCTGCCCCTACCCGCCCTTCATGGCCGCCGCAGCTGCCGCTGCCTCAGCCGGGCTCCAGTTTGTCAACCTGCCGCCCTACCGGGGCCCCTTCTCCCTGAGCAACTCCGGCCCGGGCCGCGGGCAGCACTGGCCACCACTGCCCAAGTTTGACCCATCAGTGCCTCCGCCAGGCTATGTGCCCCGCCAGGAGGACCCGCACAAGGCCACAGTGGATGGCGTCCTGCTGGTGGTCCTAAAGGAGCTCAAGGCCATCATGAAGCGGGACCTGAACCGCAAGATGGTGGAAGTGGTGGCTTTCCGGGCCTTCGACGAGTGGTGGGACAAGAAGGAGCGgatggccaag GCCTCGCTGACCCCCGTGAAGTCGGGCGAGCACAAGGACGAGGATAGGCCGAAGCCTAAGGACCGTATCGCCTCCTGCCTGCTGGAGTCATGGGGCAAGGGCGAGGGCCTAGCCTACGAGGGCCTGGGCTTGGGCATCGGCTTGCGCGGGGCCATTCGCCTGCCGTCCTTCAAGGTCAAGAGGAAGGAGCCCCCAGACACCACCTCGTCTGGCGACCAGAAGCGGCTGCGGCCCTCGACCTCTGTGGATGAGGAAGATGAAG AGTCCGAGCGGGAGCGGGACCGGGACGTGACGGACACCCCCTGTGAGCTTGCCAAGCGGGACCCCAAGAGTGTGGGTGTGCGGCGGCGGCCCGCACGGCCTCTGGAGCTGGACAGCGGTGGGGAGGAGGATGAGAAGGAATCCTTGTCGGTGTCCTCATCCTCATCGGCATCCTCATCCTCGGGCTCCTCAACCACCTCACCCTCGTCCTCGGCCTCTgacaaggaggaggagcaggagagcaccgaggaggaagaggaggaggaggaggaggaggaggagggggaggaggaggaggaggaggaggagggccccAGGAGCCAGCTGTCCTCCTCCTCGACCTCATCCACATCAGATAAG GATGacgatgatgacagtgatgaccAAGATGAGTCTGAGAACGATGACGAAGACACAGCCCTGTCAGAGGCGAGTGAGAAGGACGAAGGGGACTCGGATGGAG AGGAGACGGTGAGCATTGCAACCTCCAAGGCTGAAGGCACGTCGTCCAGTGAGAGTTCTGAGTCTTCCGAGTTTGAGTCCAGCTCCGAGTCCTCGCCCTCGTCCTCGGAGGATGAAGAGGAAGTAGTGgccagggaagaggaagaagaggaagaggaggaggaggccatgGTAGCAGATGAGAGCATGGCTTCTGCAGGCCCCGAGGACTTTGAGCAGGATGGGGAGGAAGTGACTGTGGCCTCGGGGACACTGGCGATGGACTCGTTGGGCGTGGAAGAGGAGGTGAACATCGAGACTGAGGCTGTGGCCCCTGAGGAGCGGCCCCCCATGCTGGCTGAGCCCCCCTTGCCTGTGGGCGTTGAAGAGCCAGCGAACTCCAGGGAGCCCCCTGAGGAGCCAGGTGTGAGCCAGGAAGGGGCCATGTTGCTGTCTCCAGAGCCCCCTGCGACACAGGTGGAGACCCGACCCCCATCGTCCCCTGAGCGAGCTCCAG AGCGTGACCTGGAAATAGAGCCGGAGCCGCCTACGATGCTTCCCTTGCCCCTGCAGCCACCATTGCCGCCCCCACGACCACCCCGGCCACCCAGCCCACCGCCGGAGCCCGAGACCACAGACGCCTCACACCCATCTGTCCCTCCGGAGCCCCCTACTGAGGACCAGCCCCCTCGTACTCCAGGCCTCTGTGGCAGCCTGGCCAAGTCGCAGAGCACAGAGACGGTGCCAGCCACACCAGGCGGGGAGCCCCCGCTATCAGCGGGCAGCAGTGGCCTGTCCGTGAGCTCTCCTCAAGTGCCCGGCAGCCCTTTCTCCTACCCAGCCCCGTCCCCTGGCTTCAGCAGTGGGGGCCTCCCTCGGACACCTGGCCGGGACTTCAGCTTCACACCCACCTTCCCCGAGCCCAGCAGGCCCCTGCTCCTGCCCGTCTGCCCGCTCCCCGCTGGCCGACGCGACGAGCGCTCCGGGCCCCTGGCCTCCCCGGTGCTCCTGGAGACGGGcctgtccctccctctgcccctgcccctgcccttacCCTTGGCATTGCCTGCTGTCTTGCGGGCCCAGGCTCGGGCCCCTACCCAGCTGCCACCCCTGCTGCCCGCCCCCCTGGCCCCTTGCCCACCCCCGATCAAGAGGAAGCCGGGCCGGCCCCGGCGATCCCCACCATCTATGCTCTCCTTGGATGGGCCCTTGGTCCGGCCGCCAGTGGGGGCCGCCTTTGGAAGGGACCTCCTGCTTCCGCCGGGCCAGCCACAGACCCCTGTCTTCCCCAGCACCCATGACCCCCGGACGGTGACCCTGGACTTCCGGAACGCAGGAATCCCAGCCCCTCCAccacctcttcctccccagccacccccgcccccaccccccccacctgTAGAGCCCACCAAGCTGCCCTTCAAGGAGCTAGACAACCAGTGGCCCTCCGAGGCCATCCCTCCAGGCTCCCGTGGGCGTGACGAGGTCACTGAGGAGTACATGGAGTTGGCCAAGAGTCGGGGGCCGTGGCGCCGGCCGCCTAAGAAGCGCCATGAGGACCTGGTGCCACCTGCAGGCTCGCCCGAGCTCTCGCCACCCCAGCCCCTCTTCCGGCCCCGCTCAGAGTTTGAGGAGATGACCATCCTGTATGACATCTGGAATGGTGGCATCGACGAGGAGGACATCCGCTTCCTGTGTGTCACCTACGAGCGACTGCTGCAGCAGGATAACGGCATGGACTGGCTTAACGACACGCTCTGGGTCTACCACCCCT ccaccagCCTCTCTTCAGCTAAGAAAAAGAAACGGGACGATGGCATCCGTGAGCACGTGACGGGCTGTGCCCGCAGCGAGGGCTTCTACACCATCGACAAGAAAGACAAGCTCAGATACCTCAACAGCAGCCGTGCCAGCACCGATGAGCCCCCTGCAGACACCCAG GGCATGAGCATCCCGGCGCAGCCCCATGCCTCCACCCGGGCCGGCTCGGAGCGGCGTTCAGAGCAGCGCCGCCTGCTGTCCTCCTTCACTGGCAGCTGTGACAGCGACCTGCTCAAGTTCAACCAGCTCAAG TTCCGGAAGAAAAAGCTCAAGTTCTGCAAGAGCCACATTCACGACTGGGGCTTGTTCGCCATGGAGCCCATTGCGGCTGATGAGATGGTCATCGAGTATGTGGGCCAGAACATCCGCCAG GTGATCGCAGACATGAGGGAGAAGCGTTATGAGGATGAGGGTATCGGGAGCAGCTACATGTTCCGGGTGGACCACGACACCATCATTGACGCCACCAAGTGCGGCAACTTCGCGCGCTTCATCAACCACAGCTGTAAC CCCAACTGCTATGCCAAGGTGATCACGGTGGAGTCGCAGAAGAAGATCGTCATTTACTCGAAGCAGCACATCAATGTCAACGAGGAGATCACCTATGACTATAAGTTCCCCATCGAGGACGTCAAGATCCCCTGCCTCTGCGGCTCCGAGAACTGCCGGGGGACCCTCAACTAG